One Ignavibacteriales bacterium genomic window, TATCTCATAATTTTTTTTTTTTTATTGCGTTGAATGTAAATGCCCAATGGATATTCCAGACCACAGGCGTAAGCGTACCTCTATGGGACATAGAATTTATTAATGAAAACACAGGCTGGGTCTGCGGAGAACAAGGTGTAATCCTTAAGACAACGAACGGCGGTAATGTATGGGAAATTCAGAACACAGGGATCAACAATAAGGTCCTCTATGGTATCTATCCGGTAAATGACAGTGTGGTTTATTGTGTCGGTTTTTTCGAAACAATATTGAAGACAACGAACGGCGGTGAGAATTGGATCGCTATAGAGAACGGACCTGCAGGGCAGGGGGATAGCTACTACTCAGTTTTCTTTTTAAATGAAGATACAGGATGGATCGGGTCCAATTCATTAGCTACGAGAAAAACAACTGATGGAGGTTCTTCTTTTAATAACCAATTTATATTTACAATACCAAGAGATCTTTTTTTTAAAGATGCAATGAATGGAGCCGGATGCGGGTGGGGAGCGACAATTGGCACAACTACAAATGGTGGGAATAACTGGAATGTAGAACAATACTGCACACCCGGTTTAGGCTGTGAAGATTTTTACAGGTTTTCCTTTATAGACGATTTTACAGGGTTTGTGGTTGGAAGAAGCGGAACTACACTTAGGACAACAGATTTTGGATTTAACTGGGATAGTGTTGGTTTTGTAGAGGGTAATGCGGAGTCAATGATATGTTCACGCTTCAAGAGTGATTCGATCGGCTGGGCAGGGGGTACATCCTATCTATTTAAATCAACAAATGGCGGAGTAAGCTGGAAGAGAGAGACTCCCACCGCGGGATATTTTACGAGTATCTACGCGATTAATGACAGCATAGTCTGGGCATGCGGTAACCCGGGGCGGATCTGGCATACGAAATCAGGAGGAGATACTACAGTAAATATTACCCAGATCGGTAACGAGATCCCATCTGGGTTTGCATTAAAGCAAAACTACCCGAATCCTTTTAATCCATCGACAAATATACAGTTCGATCTTCCAAAGGACGGCTTTGTAACGTTGAAAGTGTATGATGTTTCCGGCCGAGAAGTGGAAACGTTAGTAAATGAGTTTAAAAAGGCAGGAAGCTATATTGCCGGGTTTAACGCTTCACATCTCTCCAGCGGGGTCTATTTTTATAAGATAAATGCGGGAGGTTTTGAGGAAACCAGGAGGATGATACTGGTTAAGTAGCTAAAAAAGGTGCTTCGGCACCTTTTTTATAACAGAAATTCCATAGAGTAAATCGTTGAATTTTATCGGGAATTTGACGAATTACTGCATTTGAATTGAAATCGAAAATGGCTATTTATATTATTGTGGATATGGACTTTGCGGTATACTTCCGCTATTAATAATCGTTTATGATTTTTAACTCAATAGAGTTTTTAATCTTTCTCCCAATAACTTTTATTCTTTATTGGTTTGTATTCCATAAGGAATTAAAGGTTCAGAATCTTCTTCTCCTTGCAGCAAGCTATGTATTTTACGGATGGTGGGACTGGCGATTTTTGTCCCTAATTGTGATTAGTACTTTAATAGATTACATAGTTGGTATCAAGCTAAAATCAACGGAAAAAAAATCAACCCGGAAAAAGTGGCTCTGGGTCAGTGTAATTTTCAATCTTGGGTTACTAGGTGTTTTCAAGTATTTCAATTTCTTTATAGACTCATGGGTTAACCTTATGTCATCGGTAGGTTATCATATGGAGAGCACATGGAGTCTTCAGGTGATACTTCCCGTCGGCATTTCCTTTTACACTTTTCAAACAATGTCGTATTCGATAGATGTTTACAGGAACCAGTTAGAACCTACGAAAGATTTTGTATCATTTGCGGCATTTGTCGCCTTTTTTCCGCAACTTGTGGCAGGTCCTATAGAAAGGGCATCCAATCTTTTACCACAGATATTAAAACCAAGGACATTTGCGTCGGAGCAGAGCATAGACGGTGTGCGTCTTATAATCTGGGGTCTTTTTAAGAAGGTAGTAATAGCGGATTCGCTTGCCCCGATGGTAGATGCTATTTTTAAGAACTATACAGATTATACGGGAGGTACATTATTCCTGGGAGCAGTTTTATTTGCGTTCCAGATATACGGAGATTTTAGCGGTTACTCAGATATTGCTATAGGTACGGCTAAATTATTCGGTATAGAGGTGATGTCGAACTTTAAATTCCCTTACTTTTCGAGAGACATCGCGGAGTTTTGGCGAAGGTGGCATATTTCTCTTTCGACGTGGTTCAGAGATTACCTGTATATACCCCTTGGCGGATCAAAGGGAGGCAAATGGAAGTCGCTCAGGAATATATTTGCGATCTTTGTAGTAAGCGGATTCTGGCACGGGGCTAACTGGACATTTATAGCATGGGGAGGGTTCCATTCTTTATTATATGTGCCTATATTCCTGGTAGGAACGAACAGGAAGTTTTTGCATGAAGTGGCGGGACAGCATAAATGGTTCCCATCTATAAAAGAGCTATTCATGATCCTGCTTACGTTTACACTGGTCGTAATAGCGTGGATTTTTTTCAGAAGTGACAGTATATCGAGCTCATTTAATTACCTAAGGATAATGGTTACCACATTCAGTACTGTAATGATGTACAAAACCGGACTTGTTTACTGCGCAATGCTCGTATTCATGGATTGGCTATTTAAAGAAGACGAAAGGCTGCGACAGCCCTGGCTGAAGGGATGGGCAGGAATAATCTTCTTCGGATTCCTAGTAATAATGATAATAGATAAATTCAGCGGTTACAGCCGATTTATATATTTCCAATTTTGATGAAAAAGCTCCTACTATACATATTGCTTGTATTAACACCATTGATAGTAGTGGCTCTGATAAATATCTATATAGATTCAAAAAGTTATTTCAGCTCCAGATATTCCGAAAGACTCGCCGAAGAGATAAACAATACTCCTGTTTCGATACATTCCGAACCGGAATTCAGGCTTGTAATAAAAAAACTTATAGAACTCAATAAAGGAAAGCATTTTAACAAGATAGTATTGGGCTCAAGCAGGGCTATGCAAATAGGAACTCCGATAGGGGAGAGGGTATTAAACATTTCCGTTTCGGGCGCGGTACTAGAAGATTATGAAAAACTATTGGCGTTGGTGGACAGTAATTCAATAACTTATGATACGCTGGAAATATCCGCTCACGGGTGGCTCTTTAACAGGAACAACGGCGACCACAGGTATTATTTATATGACAAGAAAGCGGGTTTGGATTCTATAAAGAAGGCTTTTTCGTGGGAATATTTTTGGGATAATATGAATCCAAATAAATACGAACCCTGGGATGGTAACGATAAGGACTTCGTAGTTTACCCGGACGGCACAATAAGGTATGATATTAAATACAGGAACCAGGTACCGGACGTAGAACATCACGTGGAACAGGCATTAATATGGCCTTTCAAAGATTATTATGAAATTGATGACGATTATAAAGCGAGATTCGAGAATATTCTGAACAAGATCTCAAAAGACCATGTCATAGAGCTTGTATTACTACCTTATCATCCGGCTGTGTATAATGAATTGATAACAAAAATACCTATTATAGACCAGGCGGAAAATTACTATAAATCCATTCACAAGGACAACGTTATAGTGATAGGTTCCTATAATCCCGAAAAACTTGGTGTGGAAGCAAAAGATTTTTACGATCCCAATCATTTGAACGAAGAAGGCTTGATAAAAATGTTCAAGCATGAAAAAGTGAGGAACTGAGTTTTTTTTAGTAAGATAAATTCCAATATTTATTTACATGAAACCGATGAACAAAAGAATAGTTATCCTGACTGGCAGTGAGCTCAGGCATTCGTTTTTCAGAAAGTACCTTGGTCTAAGCAATTGTTTAGACGTTTTAAAAACTTTCTGCGAAGGAAAAGAGAAGAGTATTCAGGCTGTTGTAGGCGCACAGGAAAATAATGAGCTAAGACAGAGACATTTGAATGCGAGAGACCAGGTAGAAAGGGATTTCTTTGAATTATATGTTAATACGACGGAGGACAACTCAAACCCTGAGTTTATTGTCAAAGGCGAGATCAACTCAGATGAGAGAGTAAACGAAATAGCAGAATTATCTCCCGATCTGGTAATAGCCTATGGATGCTCGATTATAAAGGATCCTCTATTGGAAAAATTCCCTCATAAAATCTTAAATGTTCACCTCGGACTTTCCCCGTATTACAGGGGGAGCGGAACGAATTTCTGGCCTTTTGTAAATAACGAGCTTGAATTTGTCGGGGCTACATTTATGTACATGGATAAAGGTGTAGATACGGGAGAGATAATTCACCAGATTAGACCTGTGATCGTGAGCGGGGATTCGATACACCAGATCGGCAACAGGCTTATAAAAGACATGACTAAAGTTTATGCCTCCATCATAGCCGGATTTGACAATATTACTGGGATGAAACAGCCTGAAATACCCGCGAACGAAAGATATTATAAAAAGAAAGATTTTACGGAAGAGTCTATTGTCACCGCATATGAAAATCTCACCAATGGAATGATAGACGAGTACCTTAATGTAAAGGATAAAAAATGCATGGAGAATCCGATAGTTATAAACGACCTTTTTAAATAATTCCTCTATGAAATCGATCATGTATCATTACGTCAGGGAGCCAAGCGAGGAACTACCTTACTTTAAATTCCTTAACGTGGATGATTTTAAGCAACAGCTGGATTTTTTTGAGAAGGAAGAGGGATTTGTATCGCGGGATGATTTTATAAGAGCATTTGAGACAGGAGAAACCTACAACGGAGTGGTATTGACATTCGATGATGGGTTTAAGGATCATTTTGAGTATGTCCTGCCTATCCTTAGAGAGAGAGGATTATGGGGAGTATTTTATATTCCAACGGGACCATTTGTTAATAAAAGTATTTTGAACGTTCACCGGATCCATCTTTTGCTGGGTACTTATGGGGGTAAAAGGATCTTCGATGCGCTGACTGGCAAGTTAGAAGATGACATGCTCACACACAAGGACATAAAAGAATTCACGACAAATACTTACGATAAACAGGATAACGACGCATATACAAAAATGGTAAAAAGAATCCTGAACTATTATATAGGATATGAATTCCAGGGACCGGTCGTTATAGAATTGATGAAAGAATTTCTTAATGAGGACGAATTGATAAAAGATTTTTACGTTTCACAGGAGGAGATAAAAAAAATGCATGATGAGGGAATGATCGTAGGAAGCCATACGGTGAACCACCCTGTTATGAGCAAGCTAAGCGATGATGAGCAAAGGAATGAAGTAGCTGATTCATTTGGATTTTTGGATGGGGCAACAGGAGGCTTGCAAATAAGAACATTCTGCTACCCATATGGAGGTTTTCATTCCTTTAACGAACAATCCGAAAAAATACTCATACAAAATGGCTGTAAATTTGCTTTTAATGTAGAATCACGAAGTATCGAACCAGCCGATCTTTTGGACCGCCCCACTGCTTTACCCCGATATGATTGCAACGAGTTTCCTCACGGACAATGCAGGTAGTTATTCTTAATTATCATCAAAATTTGTCTGATTTAGAT contains:
- a CDS encoding MBOAT family protein, giving the protein MIFNSIEFLIFLPITFILYWFVFHKELKVQNLLLLAASYVFYGWWDWRFLSLIVISTLIDYIVGIKLKSTEKKSTRKKWLWVSVIFNLGLLGVFKYFNFFIDSWVNLMSSVGYHMESTWSLQVILPVGISFYTFQTMSYSIDVYRNQLEPTKDFVSFAAFVAFFPQLVAGPIERASNLLPQILKPRTFASEQSIDGVRLIIWGLFKKVVIADSLAPMVDAIFKNYTDYTGGTLFLGAVLFAFQIYGDFSGYSDIAIGTAKLFGIEVMSNFKFPYFSRDIAEFWRRWHISLSTWFRDYLYIPLGGSKGGKWKSLRNIFAIFVVSGFWHGANWTFIAWGGFHSLLYVPIFLVGTNRKFLHEVAGQHKWFPSIKELFMILLTFTLVVIAWIFFRSDSISSSFNYLRIMVTTFSTVMMYKTGLVYCAMLVFMDWLFKEDERLRQPWLKGWAGIIFFGFLVIMIIDKFSGYSRFIYFQF
- a CDS encoding T9SS type A sorting domain-containing protein, yielding MNVNAQWIFQTTGVSVPLWDIEFINENTGWVCGEQGVILKTTNGGNVWEIQNTGINNKVLYGIYPVNDSVVYCVGFFETILKTTNGGENWIAIENGPAGQGDSYYSVFFLNEDTGWIGSNSLATRKTTDGGSSFNNQFIFTIPRDLFFKDAMNGAGCGWGATIGTTTNGGNNWNVEQYCTPGLGCEDFYRFSFIDDFTGFVVGRSGTTLRTTDFGFNWDSVGFVEGNAESMICSRFKSDSIGWAGGTSYLFKSTNGGVSWKRETPTAGYFTSIYAINDSIVWACGNPGRIWHTKSGGDTTVNITQIGNEIPSGFALKQNYPNPFNPSTNIQFDLPKDGFVTLKVYDVSGREVETLVNEFKKAGSYIAGFNASHLSSGVYFYKINAGGFEETRRMILVK
- a CDS encoding polysaccharide deacetylase family protein gives rise to the protein MKSIMYHYVREPSEELPYFKFLNVDDFKQQLDFFEKEEGFVSRDDFIRAFETGETYNGVVLTFDDGFKDHFEYVLPILRERGLWGVFYIPTGPFVNKSILNVHRIHLLLGTYGGKRIFDALTGKLEDDMLTHKDIKEFTTNTYDKQDNDAYTKMVKRILNYYIGYEFQGPVVIELMKEFLNEDELIKDFYVSQEEIKKMHDEGMIVGSHTVNHPVMSKLSDDEQRNEVADSFGFLDGATGGLQIRTFCYPYGGFHSFNEQSEKILIQNGCKFAFNVESRSIEPADLLDRPTALPRYDCNEFPHGQCR